Proteins found in one Lepeophtheirus salmonis chromosome 9, UVic_Lsal_1.4, whole genome shotgun sequence genomic segment:
- the GluProRS gene encoding bifunctional glutamate/proline--tRNA ligase yields MSLKASKSNPPLGGIIVAHVLKKPYTYDNSTTLDIGSGLILNNSASIARQLARGSDLYEGDIIQKTEIDHWLSFTLGPLNGEFQNAIEYLDQVLEPATYLVGNKITIADYTVYGFLFMSGLWRGLLQDKKAPIHVKRWYDFIGSKKEVVETLKDVPSNSIPKATTPKTKQDHQSTRQQKSSSKSSEKKEDVGKFVDLPGAEMGKVIVRFPPEASGYLHVGHAKACLLNQHYRDHFQGKLILRFDDTNPAKEKEEFENVILEDLKLLKVKYDYFSRTSDHFETMLNYCEKMIKEETAYVDDTDAETMKAERETRTESKNRSNTVEKNMNLWKEMKAGTDKGISCCVRAKINMLSDNGCMRDPTIYRCKNEPHPSTGSKYKVYPTYDFACPIVDSIEGVTHALRTTEYMDRDEQFFWFINALGLRQPHIYAYSRLSLTNTVMSKRKLTWFVESGQVEGWNDPRFPTVRGVIRRGLTIEALKNFILAQGSSRSVVFMEWDKIWAFNRKIIDPIAPRYTTVDESYHVLVNINGLKEESVEFDKHPKNSDVGKKTLWRSSKVIIDGDDAEALKENEKATFINLGNVMIRKIHKANGKVSSIDGEPLLDDKDYKKTLKVTWLANVSGAGFVPTQCVYFDHIISKSVLEKNDDFKNFVNRDSKFTVNMIGDHEFKKLAVGDIIQVQRRGYFIVDKTYKEPSPHSCKGSPIVLIAIPDGTLGSYGRPKSINAIVTTSKPEQKSPKKAVNHSGSSSSNNVSFASTSVTKKIGSTQSPVELDIKIREQGNKIRDLKAAKADKSAITQEVNLLLSLKAEFKSATGKDWKPDAAPKVEAKNTSSASDLDTKIRDQGNKIRDLKAAKADKSAITQEVNLLLSLKAEFKSATGKDWKPDAAPKVEIKNTSSASDLDTKIRDQGNKIRDLKAAKADKSAITQEVNLLLSLKAEFKSATGKDWKPDAAPKVEAKNTSSASDLDTKIRDQGNKIRDLKAAKADKSAITQEVNLLLSLKAEFKSATGKDWKPDAAPKVEAKNTSSASDLDTKIRDQGNKIRDLKAAKADKSAITQEVNLLLSLKAEFKSATGKDWKPDAAPKVEAKSVSSAASPNLGNKSDLSKQLNEDIIQQGNKVRNLKTEKADKMAIDTAVKILLDLKAKYKSITGVDWKPSNPAPVPKPKKDSKKASSQLTSIETAQKQSRLGMEAKKEENLSDWYSQIIVKSEMLEYYDISGCYVLRPWSFAIWENLTSFFDREIKKHEVQNCYFPMFVSKASLQKEEEHIDDFSPEVAWVTKSGDTEMAEPIAIRPTSETVMYPTFAKWIQSHRDLPLKINQWCNVVRWEFKHPQPFLRTREFLWQEGHTAHANMKDAKEEVLTMLDLYRQIYEDLMAVPVIRGKKTEKEKFAGGDFTTTVEAYISASGRAIQGATSHYLGQNFSKMFDVTFEDPETGNKQYVYQNSWGFTTRTIGVLTMVHGDNQGLVLPPKISPVQVVIVPCGITANLKDEDRKSLYKGCEIYEKSLVDKFGVRVKGDYRENISPGWKFNHWELKGVPIRLELGPRDMKQNQFVVVRRDTGEKITCKSIEEVPTLLDTIQREMFAKAKKELDDHLTIARTWNEFMDALNNKNLIHAPFCGDKECEEGIKDKSKGDAVVEPGSPSMGAKSLCIPFNQVDQLKGSDKCLGCGGTPKYFTLFGRSY; encoded by the exons ATGAGTCTAAAAGCGTCGAAGAGTAATCCTCCGTTAGGTGGAATAATAGTTGCTCATGTTCTTAAGAAGCCATATACATATGATAACTCAACTACGTTGGATATTGGAAGTGGTCTTATCCTGAATAATTCGGCTTCTATCGCCAG GCAACTAGCTCGTGGCTCAGATCTTTATGAAGgagatattattcaaaaaacgGAAATTGATCATTGGTTAAGTTTTACTCTTGGACCTCTCAATGGAGAATTTCAAAATGCTATAGAGTATCTAGATCAGGTTTTGGAGCCTGCTACTTATCTTGTTggcaataaaataacaattgcaGACTATACTGTTTATGGATTCTTGTTCATGTCTGGACTATGGAgg ggACTCTTGCAAGATAAAAAGGCTCCAATTCATGTTAAACGATGGTATGATTTTATTGGTTCTAAAAAAGAAGTTGTTGAAACTCTTAAAGATGTACCATCCAACTCTATTCCCAAAGCGACAACCCCTAAAACTAAACAGGATCATCAAAGCACTCGTCAACAAAAGAGTAGCTCTAAGAGTTCTGAAAAGAAGGAGGACGTGGGAAAATTTGTTGATCTTCCCGGAGCAGAAATGGGAAAAGTTATTGTTCGCTTTCCTCCAGAGGCATCTGGTTACCTTCATGTTGGCCATGCTAAGGCATGTCTTTTGAATCAACATTATCGCGATCACTTCCAAGGAAAACTGATTCTCCGCTTTGATGACACAAATCCTGCTAAGGAGAAAGAAGAATTCGAAAATGTGATTTTAGAAGATCTCAAACTTTTAAAAGTCaagtatgattatttttctcGTACTTCAGATCACTTTGAAACTATGTTAAACTACTGTGAAAAGATGATTAAAGAGGAAACGGCATATGTTGATGATACAGATGCTGAAACTATGAAAGCTGAAAGAGAAACTCGTACGGAGTCTAAGAACCGTAGCAAtacagttgaaaaaaatatgaatctttGGAAGGAAATGAAGGCAGGCACGGATAAAGGAATCTCTTGTTGTGTGCGTGCTAAGATCAATATGTTGTCTGATAATGGATGCATGCGGGATCCTACCATTTATCGTTGTAAAAACGAGCCCCATCCTTCTACTGGATCTAAATATAAGGTCTATCCTACCTATGATTTTGCGTGCCCTATTGTAGATTCCATTGAAGGAGTTACTCATGCTCTTAGAACTACAGAGTATATGGACAGAGATGAACAGTTCTTTTGGTTTATCAACGCCTTAGGACTACGTCAGCCTCATATTTATGCTTATTCTCGGCTTAGCCTCACAAATACTGTTATGTCTAAGAGGAAATTAACGTGGTTTGTTGAGTCTGGGCAAGTTGAAGGATGGAATGATCCACGTTTCCCTACTGTACGTGGCGTGATACGAAGAGGCCTCACTATTGAggctttaaaaaactttattttggcTCAGGGATCCTCCAGATCTGTCGTTTTTATGGAGTGGGATAAAATATGGGCtttcaatagaaaaattattgatcCTATTGCACCGAGATACACAACTGTTGATGAATCATATCACGTTCTTGTAAACATCAATGGCTTGAAAGAAGAGTCTGTGGAGTTTGATAAACATCCTAAGAATTCAGATGTTGGTAAAAAAACGTTGTGGCGTTCATCGAAGGTAATCATTGATGGAGATGATGCCGAGGCTCTAAAGGAAAATGAGAAGGCTACGTTCATTAATTTGGGTAATGTAATGATTCGTAAAATACATAAAGCTAATGGTAAAGTTAGCTCAATCGATGGTGAACCTCTTCTTGACGATAAAGATTATAAGAAAACCCTGAAGGTTACTTGGCTTGCTAATGTCAGTGGAGCTGGATTTGTTCCTACCCAATGTGTCTATTTCGACCATATCATTTCGAAATCAgttctagaaaaaaatgacGATTTCAAAAACTTTGTTAATCGAGACTCCAAGTTTACTGTTAACATGATCGGTGATCATGAATTTAAGAAACTTGCTGTTGGAGATATTATTCAAGTTCAAAGACGTGGATACTTTATTGTTGATAAGACATACAAGGAACCAAGTCCTCATAGCTGTAAGGGATCTCCAATTGTACTTATAGCAATCCCTGATGGTACTCTTGGAAGTTATGGACGTCCCAAGTCTATTAATGCAATTGTTACTACATCCAAGCCTGAACAAAAGTCACCTAAGAAAGCAGTAAATCATTCTGGATCATCATCATCTAATAATGTATCATTTGCTTCAACATctgtaactaaaaaaattggttcaacTCAAAGCCCTGTTGAACTTGATATAAAAATTCGTGaacaaggaaataaaataagggACTTGAAGGCTGCTAAGGCTGATAAGTCTGCGATCACACAAGAAGTTAACTTACTGCTATCTCTTAAAGCTGAATTTAAATCTGCTACTGGTAAAGATTGGAAACCTGATGCGGCGCCTAAAGTTGAAGCTAAAAACACTTCATCAGCATCAGATCTGGATACGAAAATTCGTGATCAGGGAAATAAAATAAGGGACTTGAAGGCTGCTAAGGCTGATAAGTCTGCGATCACACAAGAAGTTAACTTACTGCTATCTCTTAAAGCTGAATTTAAATCTGCTACTGGTAAAGATTGGAAACCTGATGCGGCACCtaaagttgaaattaaaaacaCTTCATCAGCATCAGATCTGGATACGAAAATTCGTGATCAGGGAAATAAAATAAGGGACTTGAAGGCTGCTAAGGCTGATAAGTCTGCGATCACACAAGAAGTTAACTTACTGCTATCTCTTAAAGCTGAATTTAAATCTGCTACTGGTAAAGATTGGAAACCTGATGCGGCACCTAAGGTTGAAGCTAAAAACACTTCATCAGCATCAGATCTGGATACAAAAATTCGTGATCAGGGAAATAAAATAAGGGACTTGAAGGCTGCTAAGGCTGATAAGTCTGCGATCACACAAGAAGTTAACTTACTGCTATCTCTTAAAGCTGAATTTAAATCTGCTACTGGTAAAGATTGGAAACCTGATGCGGCGCCTAAAGTTGAAGCTAAAAACACTTCATCAGCATCAGATCTGGATACGAAAATTCGTGATCAGGGAAATAAAATAAGGGACTTGAAGGCTGCTAAGGCTGATAAGTCTGCGATCACACAAGAAGTTAACTTACTGCTATCTCTTAAAGCTGAATTTAAATCTGCTACTGGTAAAGATTGGAAACCTGATGCGGCACCTAAGGTTGAAGCTAAAAGTGTTTCTTCAGCGGCTTCTCCAAATTTAGGGAACAAATCAGACCTAAGTAAACAGTTAAATGAAGATATCATTCAACAAGGGAATAAGGTGAGAAATTTAAAAACCGAAAAAGCTGATAAAATGGCAATAGACACTGCTGTTAAAATTCTTTTGGATTTAAAGGCGAAATATAAGTCCATTACTGGAGTTGACTGGAAACCTTCCAATCCTGCACCTGTTCCCAAACCTAAAAAGGATAGTAAAAAAGCTTCAAGTCAATTGACTTCAATTGAAACCGCTCAAAAACAAAGCCGTCTTGGCATGGAGGctaaaaaagaggaaaacttGTCAGATTGGTACTCCCAGATCATAGTAAAATCTGAAATGCTGGAGTACTATGACATATCTGGATGCTATGTACTCAGACCATGGTCATTTGCAATTTGGGAGAACTTGACTTCCTTTTTCGACCGTGAGATAAAGAAGCACGAAGTTCAAAATTGTTACTTTCCTATGTTTGTATCCAAGGCATCTCTACAAAAAGAGGAAGAACACATCGATGACTTTTCTCCAGAAGTCGCTTGGGTTACAAAGTCTGGAGATACAGAAATGGCAGAACCTATTGCTATCCGACCAACAAGTGAAACTGTAATGTATCCTACTTTTGCAAAGTGGATTCAGTCTCATCGAGATCTTCCTCTTAAAATAAATCAGTGGTGTAACGTTGTT cgATGGGAGTTCAAACATCCACAACCATTTTTGAGAACACGAGAATTTCTTTGGCAAGAAGGTCATACGGCTCACGCCAACATGAAAGATGCCAAGGAAGAAGTTTTAACAATGTTGGACCTCTATAGACAAATTTATGAGGATTTAATGGCTGTGCCAGTG ATCCGTGGTAAGAAAACCGAGAAAGAAAAATTTGCAGGAGGAGATTTTACCACAACGGTTGAGGCCTATATCTCTGCATCAGGGCGAGCCATTCAAGGTGCCACATCTCATTACTTGGGGCAAAACTTTAGCAAAATGTTTGATGTTACATTTGAAGATCCTGAAACGGGGAATAAACAGTATGTATACCAAAACTCATGGGGATTTACGACTAGAACCATCGGTGTTCTCACAATGGTACATGGAGACAATCAAGGTCTTGTTCTTCCTCCCAAAATATCTCCAGTTCAAGTTGTCATTGTTCCTTGTGGAATCACAGCAAATCTGAAGGATGAGGATAGAAAATCCCTTTATAAAGGTTGCGAAATATACGAAAAAAGTCTTGTTGATAAGTTTGGAGTGAGAGTCAAGGGAGATTATAGGGAAAATATATCTCCTGGATGGAAATTCAATCACTGGGAACTTAAAGGAGTTCCTATTCGACTTGAATTAGGTCCAAGAGATatgaaacaaaatcaatttgtggTTGTACGTCGAGATACAGGAGAGAAGATCACTTGCAAAAGCATTGAAGAAGTTCCTACTCTCCTTGATACTATCCAAAGAGAGATGTTTGCCAAAGCTAAGAAAGAATTGGATGATCACCTTACTATTGCCCGAACTTGGAACGAGTTCATGGATGCTCTCAACAACAAGAATCTAATCCATGCTCCATTTTGCGGAGACAAAGAGTGCGAGGAAGGCATTAAAGACAAGAGCAAAGGAGATGCCGTTGTTGAGCCTGGAAGTCCCTCTATGGGAGCAAAGTCACTCTGCATACCTTTTAACCAAGTAGATCAACTCAAAGGCAGTGATAAATGTCTAGGATGTGGAGGTACTCCCAAATATTTCACTCTCTTCGGAAGAAGTTACTAG
- the Sirt6 gene encoding NAD-dependent protein deacetylase Sirt6 produces MSCSYAEGLSDYANKGKLGLPESFDSPEDLKSKVKILSEWLQAAQTTVFHTGAGISTSAGIPDFRGPKGVWTLEKKGLKPSVSLDWLEAKPTKTHMAIKALVDKGKVQFVISQNIDGLHLRSGIQRHQLSELHGNMFIDKCGTCSRMFVRPTPSKTVGQKTLGDACPGRRSNGRPCRGKVHDFTLDWEDSLPDEDLDLSHSFSVLADLSIVLGSTLQIIPSGTLPTYAKKYESVRTNGGKLVIINLQPTKHDSKADLIIRGYVDDIMAQLFDELGYDVPEYDKEIDPIRMMDKSKDPNFFIDWTQSEKEAKKIIIKSDRLEDALKMKRKKDREVTAKLASKKNKSLCDDEEEKNNRGEVLNNIFILKKEETDHCNGENASSFELKNEKDL; encoded by the exons ATGTCGTGTTCGTATGCGGAGGGCCTTTCCGACTATGCCAATAAAGGAAAACTGGGTCTCCCGGAGTCTTTTGATTCCCCGGAGGATTTGAAATCCAAGGTTAAGATCTTATCTGAGTGGCTTCAAGCGGCGCAAACGACGGTTTTCCACACAGGAGCCGGGATATCCACTTCTGCTGGGATCCCGGATTTTag AGGCCCAAAGGGGGTGTGGACGCTGGAAAAGAAGGGATTGAAGCCTAGTGTAAGCCTGGATTGGTTAGAAGCGAAGCCCACAAAGACGCACATGGCCATAAAAGCCTTAGTGGACAAAGGGAAAGTCCAGTTCGTCATCTCTCAAAATATTGATGGCCTTCACCTTCGATCCGGGATTCAGAGACATCAACTATCAGAGCTCCATGGAAACATG TTTATTGATAAATGTGGCACTTGCTCTCGAATGTTTGTTCGACCCACTCCCTCAAAAACAGTGGGTCAAAAAACCTTGGGAGACGCTTGTCCTGGTAGACGCTCCAACGGCCGTCCCTGTAGAGGTAAAGTTCACGATTTTACATTAGATTGGGAAGATTCTCTCCCGGATGAGGACTTGGATTTATCTCACTCTTTTTCTGTTCTTGCGGATCTGAGTATTGTACTGGGCTCTACTCTTCAAATCATACCCAGTGGAACACTTCCAACCTATGCCAAAAAGTATGAATCAGTACGAACCAATGGTGGGAAATTGGTCATCATAAATCTTCAGCCGACTAAGCATGACTCGAAAGCGGATCTCATTATCCGTGGTTATGTCGATGATATCATGGCGCAACTGTTTGATGAGTTAGGCTATGATGTGCCCGAATATGATAAAGAAATAGATCCTATCCGCATGATGGATAAGTCCAAggatcccaatttttttatagattggaCACAGAGCGAAAAGGAGgccaagaaaataattataaaaagtgataGGCTTGAAGATGCCTTAAAAATGAAGCGGAAAAAGGATAGGGAAGTCACTGCAAAATTGGCATCAAAGAAAAACAAGTCATTATGCGATGATGAAGAGGAGAAAAACAATAGAGGAGAAgtccttaataatatttttattttaaaaaaagaggaaacaGATCATTGTAATGGCGAGAATGCATCctcttttgaattaaaaaatgaaaaagatctTTGA
- the LOC121124833 gene encoding uncharacterized protein, producing MYDGSDAKKLNLRGQDLIAHRLRERLKEIERREEEEEEDNRSNSSFISQERRGKDSFESFATANEEEGDLLDNMRNRQESRTKHPHTGRGRGYHSKKVNENTPEPMSLSRSFRKDELPRRRNEKWRDGNRTSMYGTHPSSSDECQSSHSSIELNLSRGRGRGTPMIMKSLNDCKFLTKQYKSSESFSSADIQNHSSVNFVENQPIIKSSKINYSTSSTDEFDTSTRFSSRKPQIRSPQIHNNLINKPTKSNLYDDFFSSEDERSDPPSDKGASQAMKDFDDFFPSSDEEVLPRCHEKIESKKTELIFVHKSNSLGCELGNFFPSEDESSNSSESEVKPSSLLETQESKVVVIPCRGHVLRSFNLKNNVEKETYFTLDEQEKMSKRIAKNKSRKSEKISTEGSDSQFEDITAEARNITEGTYIKKNRDYLPYAEEISYLNFGELFQGKDSILLEGRNSFGGIATAMVAILNSSQHFGRILDGIYGSIIRGNHLTRGRRDIYRRDFDTLVRDRIKPRILPDLYSIHFIPVHDGGLIKENFYVVEIFVDKGVFTDSKVLYEVEKQGIFIWKNNSIHKL from the exons ATGTACGATGGAAGTGATGCAAAGAAATTGAATCTCCGTGGACAGGACCTGATTGCTCATAGATTAAGAGAGCgtttaaaagaaattgaacggagggaagaagaagaagaagaagacaatcggagtaattcctcaTTTATCTCTCAAGAAAGAAGAGGAAAGGATTCATTTGAATCCTTTGCCACTGCCAACGAAGAGGAAGGAGATCTTTTAGATAATATGAGGAATAGACAGGAGAGTCGTACTAAGCATCCACATACTGGTCGTGGAAGGGGATATCATTCAAAAAAGGTGAATGAAAACACCCCTGAGCCCATGTCTCTTTCCAGGTCCTTTCGAAAGGATGAACTGCCtag GAGGAGAAATGAAAAGTGGAGAGATGGGAATCGTACTTCTATGTATGGAACTCACCCCTCCTCCTCAGATGAATGCCAATCCAGCCACTCTTCCATAGAACTGAACTTATCACGTGGAAGAGGTCGAGGTACACCAATGATCATGAAATCCTTGAATGATTGCAAATTTTTAACTAAACAGTACAAATCCAGTGAGTCTTTCTCATCTGCAGATATTCAAAATCACTCTTCAGTTAATTTTGTTGAGAACCAACCTATAATTAAATCCTCTAAAATTAATTACTCTACTTCATCAACGGATGAATTTGATACGAGTACCAGATTTTCCTCTCGTAAGCCCCAAATAAGATCCCCTCAGATccataataatttgataaacaaaCCTACGAAAAGTAATTTATACGATGATTTTTTCTCCTCTGAGGATGAGAGATCCGATCCTCCTTCTGACAAAGGGGCATCTCAAGCCATGAAGGACTTTGACGATTTTTTTCCATCATCTGATGAAGAGGTTCTTCCTAGGTgtcatgaaaaaattgaatctaaaaagactgaattaatttttgttcataagtCTAATTCTTTAGGATGTGAATTAGGCAATTTTTTCCCTTCTGAGGATGAAAGCTCAAATTCGAGCGAATCAGAAGTAAAGCCTTCTTCCCTGTTAGAGACCCAGGAGTCAAAAGTAGTCGTAATTCCTTGTCGTGGACATGTTCTTAGatcctttaatttaaaaaataacgtcGAAAAAGAAACTTACTTCACTCTCGATGAGCAAGAGAAAATGTCAAAGAGGATTGCAAAGAATAAGAGTCGTAAAAGCGAAAAGATATCTACTGAAGGCTCGGATTCTCAATTTGAAGACATAACAGCTGAGGCTAGAAACATCACTGAAGGaacttacattaaaaaaaatcgagacTATCTGCCTTACGCCGAAGAAatcagttatttaaattttggagaATTATTTCAGGGTAAAGATAGTATTTTATTGGAGGGTCGGAATAGTTTTGGTGGGATTGCAACGGCTATGGTTGCTATTTTGAACTCTAGTCAGCACTTTGGCCGTATATTGGATGGGATATATGGTTCTATAATTCGAGGAAATCATTTAACTAGAGGAAGAAGAGACATTTACCGAAGGGATTTCGACACTCTTGTCAGAGATAGAATTAAACCTCGAATATTGCCAg ATCTATATTCCATTCACTTTATACCTGTCCATGATGGAGGATTAATCAAGGAAAACTTTTATGTTGTTGAGATATTTGTTGACAAAGGAGTGTTCACAGATAGTAAA GTTTTATATGAAGTTGAGAAACAGGGAATTTTTATCTGGAAAAATAACagtattcataaattataa
- the LOC121124834 gene encoding solute carrier family 22 member 6, whose protein sequence is MEKRPETRAFLQKASQIDPLTERIGAIGKYQVLIGLVYGLTLGHLAWQNFGNKFFSYPVQYSCPALQDETSLIDPCDPLACNGSVIFDESEFRHSIVSRWNLICDYDHYPRLAQTITFVGNLFGALISGHIADTYGRKTLICLGTLLLGIFGTLGPLAPNFITWTALRFLTGVTTTSVNVGANVYFIEIVDGKWRSICSALFGGISLQLGILSLGLLVYLIPSMITAEYIIGASAFPVCFLWFFVPESPRWYLSMGKLQKANTAIKNIAKFNGIHFEEISSSSISSRENPRNSTKSIMDLFRYPGIRRNFIIMCLNWFGFTMGYYGLVYNTPTYDFNIYLVFVFPTFFAIPLNFVIPLIENHIGRKPLLTGSMILSGVALLVSLTLVGHNWPVTMCSIFGTVVSFAAMSSGYIFCKELFPTVLRTTALSFATVAARLGSILSPIVGSLDRIHPALPIGVYGLVSLTGGILSIWLWPETKNIRLPDTLGECEAAASTTNPWCKKCSKGHQPSED, encoded by the exons ATGGAGAAAAGACCTGAGACAAGAGCTTTCTTACAAAAAGCTTCACAGATTGATCCCCTCACAGAGAGAATCGGTGCCATTGGAAAGTACCAAGTCCTTATAGGACTAGTTTATGGACTAACATTGGGACATTTAGCATGGCAAAATTTTGGCAACAAGTTTTTTTCCTATCCTGTCCAGTACTCATGTCCTGCATTACAGGATGAAACATCATTAATTGATCCCTGTGATCCCTTGGCTTGTAATGGATCAGTTATATTTGATGAAAGCGAGTTCAGGCACTCTATTGTGAGTCGATGGAACTTAATTTGTGATTACGATCATTATCCGAGACTTGCACAAACAATTACGTTTGTAGGAAATTTGTTTGGGGCTCTTATAAGTGGACACATTGCAGATACATATGGACgaaaaactttaatttgtttGG gtacaTTACTGCTTGGCATATTTGGAACTCTAGGCCCACTTGCTCCTAATTTCATTACATGGACCGCTCTTCGCTTTTTAACAGGCGTAACAACTACCTCCGTCAATGTAGGAGCAAATGTgtatttcattgaaattgttGACGGAAAATGGCGATCCATTTGCTCAGCTTTATTTGGAGGTATATCCCTTCAATTAGGGATACTCAGTCTCGGACTTTTGGTTTACCTCATTCCAAGTATGATAACTGCAGAGTACATAATTGGTGCATCTGCATTTCCCGTTTGTTTCTTGTGGTTTTTTGTCCCGGAGTCTCCCAGATGGTATCTCTCCATGGGCAAATTGCAGAAAGCTAATACAGCAATTAAAAACATTGCAAAATTCAATGgaatacattttgaagaaatatcttCAAGCTCCATATCCTCTCGGGAGAATCCACGTAACTCAACTAAGAGTATCATGGATTTGTTTCGATACCCAGGGATACgaaggaattttattattatgtgttTGAACTGGTTTGGATTTACTATGGGCTACTATGGACTTGTGTACAATACACCGACGTATGATTTCAATATCTACTTAGTCTTCGTATTCCCAACATTTTTCGCCATTCCTCTTAATTTCGTCATTCCATTGATAGAAAATCACATTGGAAGGAAGCCTCTATTAACAGGAAGCATGATATTATCTGGGGTTGCTCTCCTAGTCTCATTAACCCTCGTAGGCCACAATTGGCCAGTCACAATGTGCTCCATATTTGGAACAGTCGTTAGTTTCGCTGCCATGTCTTCAGGTTATATTTTCTGTAAAGAACTTTTTCCAACTGTACTTCGAACGACAGCTCTCAGCTTTGCAACCGTCGCCGCACGTTTAGGGAGTATTTTGTCCCCGATTGTTGGTTCATTGGACAGGATACATCCGGCATTGCCTATAGGTGTATATGGCTTAGTTAGTTTGACTGGAGGGATCCTGAGCATTTGGCTTTGGCCAGAGACAAAAAACATACGACTTCCGGATACATTGGGAGAATGTGAGGCTGCAGCATCAACAACTAATCCCTGGtgcaaaaaatgttcaaaaggTCATCAACCTTCTGAAGATTGA